The Arachis ipaensis cultivar K30076 chromosome B05, Araip1.1, whole genome shotgun sequence nucleotide sequence GAAAGAGAAGTGCTGTGTATGGATGAATGGGAGGATTCTGATTGGAGAAAGCTTATTGCTTAGTATTTGAAAGATCCCAATACTGCAGTTGATAGAAAAATAAAGTTACGGGCAATGAACTTTGTTTTATTGGCTGATGAGTTGTATAAAAAAAGGATTGATGGAAGTTTGTCGAGATGTTTAGGTCGAGAAGATCAGAATGTTGCTCTGGGCGAGGTTCATAATGGAATTTGTGGTGCTCATCAGGCAGGAAGGAAAATGAGATGGGTGTTATATTGAAATCACATATATTGGCCGTCTATAATAAAAGATTGTATTGATTATGCAAAAGCATGTCAGGAATGTCAGAAACATGACTCGATACAACAAATTTCGGCAGCTGAGTTACATTCGATAATAAAGccatggccatttagaggttgggctttGGATCTAATTGGCTTGATTCATCCTCCTTCATCAAGATAACACAAGTTTATCTTAGTGGCTATTGATTATTTTACGAAGTGGGTCGAGGCTATTCCGTTAGTAGAAGCTGGGCAAACTAAGATAATTGACTTTATTGAAGAAAATATTATCCATCGATTTGGAATTCCTCAGACATTAAGTACTGACCAAGGAACTATGTTTACTAGTCAAAGAATTAAAAACTTTGCAGTTTCGAGGAATATTAATATGGTCACTTCGACTCCTTATTATGCACAAGCTAATGGCCAAGTTGAAGCAGCAAACAAGATATTGATAGGCTTGATTAAAAAGTATATTGGGAATAGGCCTCGAACATGGCATGAGACTTTAAGTCAAGTGTTCTGGTCTTATCGAAATTCACCAAGAGGTTCAACAGGAACCTCACCTTATAAATTAGTATATGGTCATGATGCAGTATTACCAttagaaattaatttaaatacTTTAAGAGTGTCGAAACAGAATGATTTGCCTGTCGATGATTACTGGAATGCAATGTTTGATGAGTTGAACGAATTAGATTCAGAGCGAATTTTGGCACTTGAGAATGTCATTCGACAAAAAGAAAGTATTGCTCGAAGTTATAATCGTCGAATTAAAGAAAAATCTTTCAAGATAGGCAAGTTGGTGTTGAAAGTTATTTTACCAATGGAGAAGAAATCGAGATTTTTGGGTAAATGGTCCAATAGTTGGGAAGGCTCTTTTCAAATAATCGAGACATATTCTGAAAATGcctatcaaattaaagatatcgAGTCGGGAAAGGTAATTAATTCGATCAATGGCAAATATTTAAAATTCTTCTATTGCTGGCAAACTTAGAAGTTCAACATATGTTAAAGTTCCAAAAGATAAGAGGACACtgatacaaaataaaattataagtaaAAGGGATTCAAGGTGCCAGTAGCTTTGCCAAATCGGAGCGCAgctttgttcttttattttccaGGAGTGTAAGTGCTTCAATCTGCTTGAACTTGTCGGCTTGGATTTTTTCAAGttgtttttcatatttttctcgtTCAGTGTCGGGTGAGACAAGTTTTTGAATAAGAAGATGCTGTTCTTGTTGGGCTGTAGCAAGAGGTTTGGCTACAGTAGCTCGGTTTTGGCGAATAGTAGCAAGTTGTTCCTGAATTCGAGCTAATTCTGCTTTGAGTCTTGCTTCTTCTTGATCATGAAAAGCTTGTACAGAAATGGCATGAGAGATTTTCAGATCATATTCTTCGCGAGAAGTTTGAATGGGTTGAGCGATTGCAAGAATGTTGTCTATTTTGGATTTGGCAATGGCCTCTTCATTTTCAGCTTCTTGGAGTTGAAACTGAGATGCAACACTCTCATTGAGAAGTGGTTTGAATTCTTGAATTGAAGCAGAGTATGGTGTGCTGGTTGAGAATTCAAAGGAGAATTTCAAAACATCAGCCAAgatttgattgagaattggatCATTAACCCAGGCGGCAGGAGGATGATCCAAGAGCTTGATGAGTGACCGAAGTTGTTCCTGAGTGGTAGAAGGTAATTCGATCAAGGGCCTTGATGTAGAAGGTTTGGAAATTGCTACTGCAGGCTCTGGTATTTTGTGCTCTTGAATAATTCTATTCAAAATGGAAGTCAAATCCTCCAAGGTAGCACTAGTTGGAGTGATGGGAACATTTGTCCTTGGAGGTGGTCTTGGAGGAGTTTAGAGTGAAGAATCAGCTTGCAATTCGGGAGGTGTCTCGAGCACTTTAGATCGAGAAGAGTCTGAATTAGTAGTGTCAGCAGCCTTAGAAGCAGAGTTAGAATCTGGGACTGCTTGGTTTTCTTCAGTAAAAGTAGCTTGATCATTTGGAGAAGTTGTTTCAAGTCTGATGGTTTCTTCTAGAGAATGCTGTAAAGGGCTTGTGGATGAATCAATTGTTTGTGTTATGTGAGGAACAGGAGGAAAAGTGGCTGGAATTACTTGAGTGGGTCCTGTGAATTGAATAGAGTCGTGTGATGTTGATTGTTCTTGACCTTGTGGGTGAGGTAGGATGGATGGGTTGAGAACCCCAGCAGTTGCTGTTGAATGTGCAACATTGACAGGCTAATATAAAAGGTACACAgttataaattgaaattttattttaaatcaaaatGTGATATGTGTAGAAATAATAGTATTACCTGAGGAAGCCTAGATCTTAAAATTAGCCGAGAACTAGGATCAGAATCGGCTGCTTCTTCTGACGGAGAAGAGACAGTGACAGCATCTTTATTGACTGGATCACTTTTGTCAGCGCTTTCACTTGATGTCAACAGTATTAACTGATAAAAGGTCCAGAAGTAAGTCTACGTGAAAAGGGATAACCTATATATAAGGCTATTAGGTTAAAGAGAGGAATTATAAAATTACCTTTCGAGAAGTCTTGGTGGGAGTTTTTCTACTTTTTGATGGTGGAGGTCGAGCGGCTTCAGCTTTTCTTTTTTGAACCCTTTTAGGAGAACCTTCAGCAATAGGAAAAGTACGAATTGCAGCCTGCTGAATTTCTTCCAAGGAGCGAGTGTACCTGGAATAGTAAGCAACCCACCATTCAAAGCAGGATTTTGTGATATAGAAACTGCGATCGTATGCCACAAAATTGAAGCGTTCTTTGCGTTGTTGATTCTTTAAGAGACAAGAATCGAAATCTTCTTGAGTAGTTAAAGTGAAGTGGCAGAATGGTTCATCATTCCGAAGTTTTGGTGATGGGATGGCTTGAGAAAGTCCAAATTGTCTGGCTGTCATATTTGGAGCATACAGGGTAATTTTGAATTTTTCCTTTTTGTATAAAGGTAACCCTGTTGGTATTACTTGTAAGGCTAGCATATTTGCTCAGCTTCAATTTGCAAGCTCGTTTGCTTCATCGGTGTCAGGGAAGAGTAAGCGTTCTAACCAGGCAGGATCACGGTTGCGACGCAAGAAATGGGTGAAATTGAGTTGGTCATTCTCAAAATCTTTACTAGTATGGAAAAGAGAGAAAACAGCCCAAAATTTATCTTCATCTGATTCAGCATCCGGGAAATTGGGTTTGAATGCAGACAAGCGAAAGCCATCGATATATTGCTTATTGGTATTGCTGCTGTTCGACTTAGTCATGTAGTTTTCAAAAACGGCGTTGAGCTATAATTGCAGAAGCCATAGGGGCCCCCTGTGCTGATGATTTTGTTGTCTCGAAGGTCACAGACAAGTTGACCAAGTTCTTCGAAGATATGTCCTAGAAGAAGCTTGGCTAAATTGATGGATTTTCCTTCATGAAGAAGAGCAGCTAAAGGAAGGAAAAATTTTGACATTTTAACACTTCGAGAGCAAAATAAGACAGCATTTAGCCAGTAAAATAGGAAAGTAACATGTTCATTATCAGTGACTTCGCACCTTCAGCACCTATGTTGTGAGCAATAAATTCACTATAAGGGCTGGTTAAAACCACATTGTAGTGACGCTTTGATTGCATGTTAGGGGTACAATCTGGGAAGTTGATTGGCATCCCAGTAATAGCCGCTACGTCCAAAAGGGACATCCCAATCATTTCACATGGAAGATGAAATTTGTTGGTTGTTCTATTCCAAAAACAAGTCACGGCCCCGATCATCCAAGGGTATGTGGTGAGTGAGAAGTGGGAGAGCCTTAATAACTCATGAATCCCTAAAGCTTTCCAGTCGGCACTTTTAGTGGGTTCAAGGCGTCGATACCAGGCAATGAAATCATATCCCCGATGGTTAGTTTTTGGATTGTTCCTAAAAGGTTTTTGATTAACAAAATGGGAAATGTTGAAAGATTGATTTATTAGTAAGTCTTCTCCTCCAGCGCTTGGAAAGTAAGAGAGTTTCTTATTTGCTTTCTCTTTAGTTTCAATTGGCCCAAGAAAGCAATGCATGTCAGTTCCGATTGTAAAAGGGATTAGGATTCTGGTTTCATTAGGTTGCAAATGGGGATCGTCAATGACTTCGTCATGGACTTGATTGAGAATATGGAGGGCTGGCGGTGGTGGTGGAGTTATTTCGTGACCTTTACCCTTGTCTTGGGTAGTAGTTTGAGAAGAAGAACTAGCCATTAtcagaagaatgagaagggaaataaaGTTGGGGACTTTGTAAAAAATTGTTAATGAGAAAAAAAACTGGTGAAGTTCAAGAGATTTGGACAAAGAAGAAGATGGGAGATTTAAAGAGTTACTGTAGCCGTTACAGTAGGAGGAATGTGAGTAGAAGTAACTTCGTGGAGAAGGTGAAGTGGCGAGTGAGAAAGCGCAAGCTTTGGAAGACGTGCTATTTGAAACAGTAGTAGTGGGATTTTAATGATAATTATTACTGATTTGAAAAATTGACGTTTTGTGGATTAAGTGCTCTAATTTTCGATGATTTTATCGAAAACAACCACATTAATCCAAGGGGGTAATTTGTTGATCGAAAATATTTTCGATCCAAATAGGATGAATTAAAACAAATTGTGTCGCCTTTTCGAGAAGGTATAGGATTGagttgaaaattgaaaaaaatcggTACTATTTTTTAGGTTTCGATTGAGATGATAATCGGAGAAAGCCAAATCGAGTAAGAGTCTCAATTCGAAGAATTATGAGTAGTTTTTTAAAGAGCCGTTCAAATATTGATGGAAGCGGGAAAGTTCGTGGTTTTTATCGCACGAGGAAAATATTGGAAATATTTACAATCACACTATAGGAACGGTTATCAAGAGTGattgtattttaaaattgtaactttcatttaattgtaattaattataattaagttATCCGTTATGTAAGATAGTCTATAAATACTGTGAAGTATTAGGGAATTGAGGTtggaacttttactcagaaaaacactcaagcacactcacatcccaggaaattcctgagtctgcaatcgagtaacttttctgtagggttccttccaccttctttattctttcaatttATTCTCCTGTAAACTTAacatttcaattgattttatctattaagtgttctttattttattgttcaATTTACCTTTCTGCGTTTAAATTTTACATGTGGAAGTCCTTTGCTTCAAACGAAggcaatttattatttttcctttaatttctttgaaaaaattgttgatttagtttacaaaattttaatttttgaattttatttgtcAATTCataaacttattttattttaattttcaaatttagtctaatcgaagacactttgatgcacttCTAGAAAACTGATACTCACACataggagtaggtttcgctcccagatcactagatatcgaaccaccattgatttgctaaaaatcgacaaaacataACCCACATATTAGGAATGATTATCTTTATCAAGTCTTAAATTCATGTTTATTTAAagctatttaatttcttttctaagattatctttgttaaaaaaaagactttcttaaaaatatataatttaaaaattataattttttaaatcttttatctACCAAACATATTTATTTTAATGACTAACACATACATAACTATAGTTTAAGGGGCAAACCTGAAGTCTAACTCGACTCGACCTTCGTTGCCTCCGTACACCAACAAATATAAAGAAAATAATACACTAAACACTTAGACATAGACAATTTATATATATAGATCAAATAACACAGTTACATATAAGCATATAAAGCATACACAACGCTataaggattttttattttaataaataaaataaatataataattaccgaattaaataattttaaaaaatattatcgaAATTCACGATGCTTACTTATCTCATTTACAGATAATTTTGCACGTATCTcgtttaaataaaattaaataattttttacaaATAATTTTAAATGGGATATGACACATCAGCTTGAcacgtgtatatctcgtttacactgtaaataagATAAAGATGGGTGACGTCTTTAAATAGATGTCATTTGCAGCCGTTGACTGGGCCCTATTTTACATTTTTCAACAGCTTTCTCTTTTCTATTATCCATTTCTGACTATATTATTGACTAATACTACGATGGTGCGCCAGACAGAAAATGACGGAGACATCAACAGGCCGAACGAGACATTGTATTATGTCGGGACAATCGACTTTGAGGTTAGTTCTGTTCTGTTTAATTATGTGCAATCCCTTATGGAAATATTTTTTGTATGTAGCCATGGTCGCAAAGAACTAGAGCATAGTTTGTAACTTTAGCAGTAGGTCTTTAGTAGAAATTTGGAACTTTATTTGCTTGTGGTAGGTTGTTACAACGTAATTATTAGTTTGGAACTCTGTTTTACTTGTACTAAGTTGTTACTACTTATGACGTTCTAGTTAGGTTTTGTTTAGTATGTAATATGTAATTTAGAAATATGTGTAAGTTAGAAACATAGAAATATGTTCTTAAGTAGAAGTAGCTGTAAGTTAGAAAGAAATATCTATTTAACTTTAATGTTTTGTATATCATATTAAATTGATCTAATTACAAAACTAAAAAAAAGTGTAAGAAttcaatacaaaaaaaatttaaaattatttgtttatgttactgaattttttttattcttcagaGGCCTCGCCTTCTACTATCGCGGCGAGTGAGTCATACCCTTCGTCCACCTGACGCCATCATCCCGTATTTGGCTGAGGCTGGATTCGGCGACACGGTGCCCCTCAAGGATTTTACTTTTGACAATTCTCTAATTTCGGCATTCGTGgagcgatggcgtccggagacacacacgtttcatctcccgtggggtgaggtcactatcaccctgcaggacgtggcgtaccaccTAGGTCTACGTGCACACGGGGCCCTAGTTGGGAGTACCTCCGTGACTTCGGTAGGTGGTACCACACTGAGACGTGGGCATTGGTGGAGCAGCTGCTTGGTGCTAGGCCTCCGGTGGCTCCACAGCAGGCTGCGCAGAGGAAGGAGTTGGTCACGCTCAAACTTAAACTGTAAGCAGCGTTTATGAGGTATCTCTTCCCCTCGACTGACTTGAAACGAGCCATGAAATTCGCAGCCATGTGATTGATACAGTAAGCATGGAACGCTCTAGGGGGACGCCAACCACTGTCATCGGAGCTGAGGGCGGCCTTGATGGCCTGCGATCTGTCAGATATAACCAGCAAGTCGTCTTGTGGGGTGACATGGCGTCTCAGATTAGTAAGGAAGACGACCATGACTTGGTGCTCTTGGACTCCACAATGGCAAAAGCAATAGGCAGGATGTTGCTGTTGCCGTCTTGTGCCACAGCAATAAGCAACACTCCACCGTATCTGTCATACAGATGCGTACCGTCGACGGAAATAAACGGCTTGCAATTCTTGAATGCCTCGACACATGAGGGAAAGTCCAAAATACTTTGTCGAACATGCTACAGTCGCGGACCAAAAGGTGTCCATCATAGTACGGTCCGACCCGTAGGTCACAAATAGTTCCAGGAAAACAGCTCTGCAGTGCTTGAAGCAATTTTGACATCTTGTTGTATGACTCTTTCCAATCCCCGTAGATCTGTGCaattgccttctgcttcgccatcaaCACCTTTCTGTAGGAGGGTTTGAAGTGATAGTTGGCCTGGATCGCACCTTGCAACACCGGAATGCTGACGGAGGGGTTAGACTGTATCAATGGCAATATGACCCTGCAGATGAGACTACTGTCTAACTGACGATGGTCTTGAGACATGGTGGGTGCTAAACAACTGTGCGCTCCACCAACCCTCTGAACCTCCCTAACACAACAAACAGTATTGGTTCATCCATATCTCAAACCTACTTAATATATTGCACAGAAGTACTCAAACACACAATTAAAGTTGAACTTACCAGTATTCGAGGTTCTACCGAAGGGCCATACGGAGGCTCCATTGACACCCAGTCGGAGCTTGATGACactgcacatggtactttaatcggTCCGATTCGATCACCCAGTACTCAGCACTCCTGCAaatactgtagttcttcacacccTACAGCATTGCATCTCATCATTTGAACCTGTGACTGATCCGAAACTCTACCCCACCATCTAGGTTGTAATTCTCTTCTTCCGTGTCAGAAAACAAAATCCTCTCATGCATGGCGTCTAGATCGAAACTATGATAGTGACTCGGCACTACCGATAGCGCCGGAATCGGGTGAGGTGGAGGCAAGACATGGCGCGTCACATGCTGGGCGGGCGTCTCTGGTATAAACTCCTCCTCGTCGCCCCCTTCGGAAGAATCACTGTCGGCACTATCCGCCACGTAGTCTTCGTCTGACTCCTCGTCGCCCTCCTCTGCATCATCCACTGGAATGGCGACATGAATGGGTGGTGGTGCGAGAGATTGGTCGTCCTGTACATAGGTCGAGTGTACAGAACCACCACGACCAATATCTCCAACCTCGGCGGAAAGCTCCATCACCTGTTCCGCCATGATCCTCCCATGGATTTCGAACATGAGTCGCACATGCTTGTCCCCTAGAAGCTGAAATAGTCGAAATCGAAAAACTCCATTACCTATGggtgctagcaacctataccccACCCCTCCGACCTCCCTCGCTTCTGTACCACCGAggttgctcaatatcaaactcttcaactCCGACAACGTATTTACACGCTGAGTGCGCAACAGTATCGGATTCTTACACTCAAATGTCACTCCATTGTCGTCatttctcatacgacaattggGATAAACACACACAACTATGTATACGTTGTTACTGGCCATTGTTGCCTTGTTTTTGTGAGAAAAATGAGAcagaaaaagatatgaaatatGTATGAAGAATGCCAAGGATTACACATCTTTTTATAACAGTTAAAAATTTGTCTTcttttatctcgtttatagtgtaaacgagataattttatacgtatctcgtttacagtgtaaacaaaataTACACGTATCAGACTAATGTATTTTATCTCATTTATACTGTAAAATTAtgataataaaaaacaaaaatacatgcaaaattatgaaataaataaGGTCAAAGTCGATTGTCCCGACATAATACAATGTCTCGTTCGGCCTGTTGATGTCTCCGTCATTTTCTGTCTGGCGCACCATCGTAGTATTAGTCAATAATATAGTCAGAAATGGATAATAGAAAAGAGAAAGCTGTTGAAAAATGTAAAATAGGGCCCAGTCAACGGCTGCAAATGACATCTATTTAAAGACGTCACCCATCTTTATcttatttacagtgtaaacgagatatacacgtgTCAAGCTGATGTGTCATATCCCATTTAAAATTATttgtaaaaaattatttaattttatttaaacgAGATACGTGCAAAATTATCTGTAAATGAGATAAGTAAGCATCGTGAATTtcgataatattttttaaaattatttaatttagtaattattatatttattttatttattaaaataaaaaatcccaacGCTATAATGCAGGCTCA carries:
- the LOC107641314 gene encoding uncharacterized protein LOC107641314 — its product is MVTSTPYYAQANGQVEAANKILIGLIKKYIGNRPRTWHETLSQVFWSYRNSPRGSTGTSPYKLVYGHDAVLPLEINLNTLRVSKQNDLPVDDYWNAMFDELNELDSERILALENVIRQKESIARSYNRRIKEKSFKIGKLVLKVILPMEKKSRFLGKWSNSWEGSFQIIETYSENAYQIKDIESGKVINSINGKYLKFFYCWQT